GAGGGTGCGACAGCAGATTTTCTCAGCAAGCTCCTTCACAACAGCGCTGGCGATCGCTGTGCCATCATATGTAGCTGTGCCCCTTCCTGCAAACAGTTCACAGCTGTAAGGTTACACCCCATAAACATACCACTAcggaaacaaaacagagctgaacAGACTGCCTTTGACGTTCACTGTCATTATGAATAAGCTGTAATAGGCACCAAAGACTTACCTAATTCATCCAGGAGCACGAGTGAGTGTTTAGTGGCATGGTGCAGGATGCTGGCAGTCTCACTTAGCTCCACAAAGAAGGTACTCTCTCCTACAGAAAGACAGAGTCCACAGTACAAGTTTAGTCCATGAGGTGGAAGCTCAGAACATTACGTAACAGACTTGTTAAAGGAGTTTGTGATGTTACCAGCCATAATGCGATCTGAGGCTCCCAGCCGGGTGAAGACCCTGTCCACCGGTGTGAAGCGCAGGCTCTCAGCGGGAACATAGCAACCCAGCTGAGCTAGGATGATCACAAGCCCACACTGTACAAAAAGAGCAGTGCTGCATATGAAAATGGGCAGTGACTTCACATAGACCAGGACTCTCCATGCCATTATTTCCAGTCCATTGTAGTTTCATACAcatggagaaaataaatgtaaatatatatccATAAACAACCCACCTGTCTCATGAGAGTGGACTTTCCACCCATGTTTGGCCCCGTGACAAGGACACACAAGGCGTTACCTTTCCCCTCATCTGTTTCACCACTACCAGGGCAGCCAATGAAGATGTCATTGGGAATGAAGTCGTCACCAAAAAAGGTCTTGGTGACACAGGGGTGCCGGGATCCACTGAGGTCAACGAAGGGCACTACCTGGTCATCATCCTCGGGGAGCACCACTTCTGGCCTGGTCATTGGTCCGTCTCCACCCTGACTGTAGCGTGACAAGGCCAGCAGTACAtctattgggggggggggcacaaaaaaaaaagtaaaaacaggaaTGAGGCACCGAACCTTTCATGCTTTAAAACTCTAAAAACATCATCTTAAATACACATTATGGAGGCATATCAGTAACATCTGCAGGAAATGTATTCAGAGCAGACACCTGCAATGCAGGCTCCTGCAATGCCCCCCCCCAGAAACAgtcacaaaatgcaaaattacaaaGTTACACTTTGTTTTGTACTCCAGTTATTTAAAGTATTACTGGATCAATTTGATTGATGcatgctgtaaaaaaataatgctgattaacaagaattaaaaaaatgttataattacCAATCACTGCCATGCACTCCACACCAGTCTTCCAGTCTCTGTAGTCCTTGTCAAAGTTGTAGAAGAGCCTCCTCATGCAGTCCTTCAGGGCAgcatctctcttctcctcaaATCCTTGCAGCTCGGAGAACAGCCGCTCAGTCTCCTTTGTCACGTAACGCTTCCAGCCTTTCTTTGTAGATTTCACCTCGTACTCCTCAGGGATATTCCTCTCTGAGACGCTGTCAGGCACCTCCATCTGGTAGCGGTTTCGCCCAGTCCCCCAGTAGGCCATGTTTTTACAGCCAagtctcttcttctgtctgtccaGGTAACCCTGCAGCTCTTGTTCACAGTTCTTGATCCCGGTCAGAGCTTGGTCGTACTCGGGGTCAAAGCCAGCTTTTGGGGTTATGACACCAGTAGTGCGGGCTTTCTGGTGGTCAAAGGCTGTCTCCCAGCGCCTGAGTTCAGCAGAGAGGTCGGGAAAGAGGCCATCCTTTGCACTTTTCAGACTGACAACTTGACGGAGCAACGTGGAGCGAAACTGACCTGAAACTGGAGCGAGGACAGAAATAATCTCCTGCATAGTTTTGAAACCTTCCAGTGCTGAGAGGAAGTCTGCTATCTTGCGCTTGCTGTAGGTGACCTCCTCGTAGAGAACTGCTCTGCTGTCAGGGTGGTCCTGGCCCTTCAGAGGAGTGCCAATGCTGTGGATTTTACTCAGGAGACGCTCCAAATCTGGGAGCTTCTTCAGCAGGTCTGAAACCTCAGTAGCCTGGGCCTGAGCTCCCATCAGGTCCTCCATTGCATCCAGTCTGTCCCTTATGGATGTGGGGTTACACAGAGGAGCACAGAGCCACTGCTTCAGCAGCCTCTTGCCAAAAGGGGTAGAGCACGTGTCCAAACGCTCCAGCAGCGTGCCCTCTGTTCCTCCTGACCCATTCTGAAAGATTTCTAAGTTTGCCAGAGTCACTCCATCGAGGACCATTCGCTGACGAGTCTGGGCAAAGAAACTGGCAGGTCCAGCAGCTTTCTCCATCTCAACATCAACAGGGACATATTCTTCAAAGTTGGCCATGGAGAGCAGCTCTTGGTCTACCAGACATTTCTTCAGGTAGGAAATGCATCCACCCAGTGCTGACAGTGCCAGCTCATATCCCTCTTTAGGAGTAAGGCACAGCGAATCACTCTCAGAGGTCATCTTTTttagaagaggaggaagaaaactgTGTCCAGCCTCCTGCTGCTTGCTAGCGGTCTCTTTAAAGTAGTCTTCCTCTGAGAGGGTTTTAAGAGTCTTCTGCGCATCCCAGAACTGTGTTCCTGCATTAAGTCCTTCCTGCaaagcagaggacagagaggcCTTGAGTATTTTGCGCGTTTCAACAGATGGGTTCCCTCTTTCAAAGAGCACCTCGGCAAGGGCAAAGTGTGCAATCAGGGTGCGCAGGCGTGAGCAGTGACGATCGTCTGGGAACTGGCCTACATGAAAATAACCCACAGAGGTATCTACAAAGCAGACTCCGTAGGTGCGGCAACGACCGGAGCTTTCCTCTTCAGCCTTTTCCTTTAAACTCAGCAGGAACTTGCTCTGACTCTCTGAGGGAGCACCGTCCAACACACTGTAGGTTTGGGTACCACGTGTGATAATCCGGCACACCTCTCTTCTCACCACACGGTCAAATTTTGTGGGCTTAGCCATGGTCTTGCAGCGTGCTTCCATCATCTCTGGGGTCTCTGTCTGCTCCACTCGCGCCACCTTGTAGCCCTTCTGGACCAGCACATCTGAGAAACGTGCGAAGCCGATCTCTGGAAAGCCTGAGTGTGCCCAGGTCCCCTTCATGAAAGTCAGTCCCAGCTTGTTGACTCCAATCACAGCATCCATGTGGTAGAGCTCATAGAACTTCCCAACCTTGTAGAAGATCACTGTATCAAACATCTCAGATTTGAGCTGCCACCACCGACGCATACCGGGAGTGTTTCTGTTTAGAAAGTCTTCAGGCACATACAGGGTGCTAGGATCGTAGTCATCCTCTGTCTGCCGCCGCCTTCGGCCGTCTTTCCTCCTGCCATCCTGCAACCACTCCAGCTTCTCATGGTCCCAAACTGTTGCCCCTCCAATGGTACCTGAACCATTTGCCTGGCTCTCGAAGCTTTCAGGGGCAGTGAAGGCTGACAAGCGAGACTTTGTGTCAGCTGCCATAGCTGCTGGAGCTCGTTTAGGGGCAGCAGACGGGGTAGTGGTCACTTTGGCTTTTACATTAGCAGACTTTTCTGCAGGACGTTTGCGCTTCACGGGCTTGACGGGGCTTTCTACTTCTGACTCGTGCgtgctctcctcttcctcctcttcactaCTCACTGccacttcttcctcttcatcctcactgCTGGACGCAGCATTATCTGGTTTGAATTCCTCATCTGAGTCGTCACTGTCTGAGGCTACAATAATGCGACGTCGCTTGGCCTTGTTGCCTTTTTCTGTTGAAGCACGGGATGAACGGCCACTGACTTTGGATGACTTCACTTCCCCATTTTTCTGGTCATCCTCATCACTGACCTCTTCATCAGTCACTCTTGACTTGTCAAGCTGACAAAGCACAAATACGAATAAGTTATAACAATATGTCACCTGTATTTCTGACAACAATTGTTTATGTAACACACTCTGTACTACTATGAGTACTGATGTCTGTTTTACTATTTTAGTAACGAGAATAAgttattaaacattttagttAAAATTCAGGCTTTTTAATGTACACACTGTCAACATAACTGGACGTAAATGCAATGTCACCTCCatttcttcatcatcatcgtcatcctcttcctcatctgATGGATCTGTGCAGAGAGGCATCTTTAATCTTTTTTCGGGGCTGTCGAACATGACTCCGTCAGCAAGCTCCATTGCATGACGGATGACAGGCTTGCTGCTGAAGAACACCCCTCCGGTTTTAGCATCACTGCTCTCAGAGCCTGAAACAACAGAGTACACACTTATCATTCGGAAGTGACTGCAGCAAACAGTCATGAAGTTTACTAGGAAGACATaacaaatacatatattataattattataatcattgttattattattattattattagtagtagtagtattattatgGGAATAATTGTTACCAACCTTGGTACTCTCTGATATATTTGGTGCTGACCCATCCTCTAGTGGGAGGTTTATCAAAGAAATGGACATGTATGCGTTGGTCTCGACCTCGGCCCCTCATCTGCTGGCCAGTCAGAGGTTGTGGTACCACCATGCACGGCCACCAG
This region of Xiphias gladius isolate SHS-SW01 ecotype Sanya breed wild chromosome 11, ASM1685928v1, whole genome shotgun sequence genomic DNA includes:
- the msh6 gene encoding DNA mismatch repair protein Msh6 isoform X1, with the protein product MAKQSSLFNFFTKSPPQVSKPKPSPSPAEADLPSSVEKSNSSPKEQAKQTPPPQQPTKTNKVKPKSDSKSAKGGFKKLFGDKAPKTKESSSTSSFSAGALVWAKLEGHPWWPCMVVPQPLTGQQMRGRGRDQRIHVHFFDKPPTRGWVSTKYIREYQGSESSDAKTGGVFFSSKPVIRHAMELADGVMFDSPEKRLKMPLCTDPSDEEEDDDDDEEMELDKSRVTDEEVSDEDDQKNGEVKSSKVSGRSSRASTEKGNKAKRRRIIVASDSDDSDEEFKPDNAASSSEDEEEEVAVSSEEEEEESTHESEVESPVKPVKRKRPAEKSANVKAKVTTTPSAAPKRAPAAMAADTKSRLSAFTAPESFESQANGSGTIGGATVWDHEKLEWLQDGRRKDGRRRRQTEDDYDPSTLYVPEDFLNRNTPGMRRWWQLKSEMFDTVIFYKVGKFYELYHMDAVIGVNKLGLTFMKGTWAHSGFPEIGFARFSDVLVQKGYKVARVEQTETPEMMEARCKTMAKPTKFDRVVRREVCRIITRGTQTYSVLDGAPSESQSKFLLSLKEKAEEESSGRCRTYGVCFVDTSVGYFHVGQFPDDRHCSRLRTLIAHFALAEVLFERGNPSVETRKILKASLSSALQEGLNAGTQFWDAQKTLKTLSEEDYFKETASKQQEAGHSFLPPLLKKMTSESDSLCLTPKEGYELALSALGGCISYLKKCLVDQELLSMANFEEYVPVDVEMEKAAGPASFFAQTRQRMVLDGVTLANLEIFQNGSGGTEGTLLERLDTCSTPFGKRLLKQWLCAPLCNPTSIRDRLDAMEDLMGAQAQATEVSDLLKKLPDLERLLSKIHSIGTPLKGQDHPDSRAVLYEEVTYSKRKIADFLSALEGFKTMQEIISVLAPVSGQFRSTLLRQVVSLKSAKDGLFPDLSAELRRWETAFDHQKARTTGVITPKAGFDPEYDQALTGIKNCEQELQGYLDRQKKRLGCKNMAYWGTGRNRYQMEVPDSVSERNIPEEYEVKSTKKGWKRYVTKETERLFSELQGFEEKRDAALKDCMRRLFYNFDKDYRDWKTGVECMAVIDVLLALSRYSQGGDGPMTRPEVVLPEDDDQVVPFVDLSGSRHPCVTKTFFGDDFIPNDIFIGCPGSGETDEGKGNALCVLVTGPNMGGKSTLMRQCGLVIILAQLGCYVPAESLRFTPVDRVFTRLGASDRIMAGESTFFVELSETASILHHATKHSLVLLDELGRGTATYDGTAIASAVVKELAEKICCRTLFSTHYHSLVEDYANNPAVRLGHMACMVENECEDPSQETITFLYKFITGACPKSYGFNAARLASLPEEVIQSGHKKAGEFEKSTISLRLFKKLCQFAEDATQSNTHFASLVQMLNNL
- the msh6 gene encoding DNA mismatch repair protein Msh6 isoform X2, whose protein sequence is MAKQSSLFNFFTKSPPQVSKPKPSPSPAEADLPSSVEKSNSSPKEQAKQTPPPQQPTKTNKVKPKSDSKSAKGGFKKLFGDKAPKTKESSTSSFSAGALVWAKLEGHPWWPCMVVPQPLTGQQMRGRGRDQRIHVHFFDKPPTRGWVSTKYIREYQGSESSDAKTGGVFFSSKPVIRHAMELADGVMFDSPEKRLKMPLCTDPSDEEEDDDDDEEMELDKSRVTDEEVSDEDDQKNGEVKSSKVSGRSSRASTEKGNKAKRRRIIVASDSDDSDEEFKPDNAASSSEDEEEEVAVSSEEEEEESTHESEVESPVKPVKRKRPAEKSANVKAKVTTTPSAAPKRAPAAMAADTKSRLSAFTAPESFESQANGSGTIGGATVWDHEKLEWLQDGRRKDGRRRRQTEDDYDPSTLYVPEDFLNRNTPGMRRWWQLKSEMFDTVIFYKVGKFYELYHMDAVIGVNKLGLTFMKGTWAHSGFPEIGFARFSDVLVQKGYKVARVEQTETPEMMEARCKTMAKPTKFDRVVRREVCRIITRGTQTYSVLDGAPSESQSKFLLSLKEKAEEESSGRCRTYGVCFVDTSVGYFHVGQFPDDRHCSRLRTLIAHFALAEVLFERGNPSVETRKILKASLSSALQEGLNAGTQFWDAQKTLKTLSEEDYFKETASKQQEAGHSFLPPLLKKMTSESDSLCLTPKEGYELALSALGGCISYLKKCLVDQELLSMANFEEYVPVDVEMEKAAGPASFFAQTRQRMVLDGVTLANLEIFQNGSGGTEGTLLERLDTCSTPFGKRLLKQWLCAPLCNPTSIRDRLDAMEDLMGAQAQATEVSDLLKKLPDLERLLSKIHSIGTPLKGQDHPDSRAVLYEEVTYSKRKIADFLSALEGFKTMQEIISVLAPVSGQFRSTLLRQVVSLKSAKDGLFPDLSAELRRWETAFDHQKARTTGVITPKAGFDPEYDQALTGIKNCEQELQGYLDRQKKRLGCKNMAYWGTGRNRYQMEVPDSVSERNIPEEYEVKSTKKGWKRYVTKETERLFSELQGFEEKRDAALKDCMRRLFYNFDKDYRDWKTGVECMAVIDVLLALSRYSQGGDGPMTRPEVVLPEDDDQVVPFVDLSGSRHPCVTKTFFGDDFIPNDIFIGCPGSGETDEGKGNALCVLVTGPNMGGKSTLMRQCGLVIILAQLGCYVPAESLRFTPVDRVFTRLGASDRIMAGESTFFVELSETASILHHATKHSLVLLDELGRGTATYDGTAIASAVVKELAEKICCRTLFSTHYHSLVEDYANNPAVRLGHMACMVENECEDPSQETITFLYKFITGACPKSYGFNAARLASLPEEVIQSGHKKAGEFEKSTISLRLFKKLCQFAEDATQSNTHFASLVQMLNNL